The sequence below is a genomic window from Glycine max cultivar Williams 82 chromosome 20, Glycine_max_v4.0, whole genome shotgun sequence.
AGAATAGTTTCTCTATAAGAGAATATTCATATTATCCCAATCAAGAAATTATATTATCTTGGTTGTATTCTTTGTTCTGAGCTAAATTAAACtataagttatttatttatttagtttacaATAACAACTATATGTAACTTTGATACTGACCTTTTTCTGCAATCAGTTGGGCCAATTGGAACTTTCACGTAGGATTTGACATTAGGGCTGGCCCAATAATTTCTCTTGCTTCAATATATGATCTTCAAAAGCAAAGACATCGTCGGGTACTGTATAAAGGATTCATACCAGAGCTATTTGTACCATACCAAGACCCAACTGAGGAATGGTATTACACAACATACTTTGATTCTGGTGAATATGGTTTTGGACAGTCTATGTCTTCACTGCAGCCTCTCAACGATTGCCCTCCCAATGCTGCATTCATAGATGCATACTATGCTGGATCAGATGGTACCCCGGTAAAAATAGCTAATGCCTTTTGTATATTTGAAAAGTATGCTGGTGATATCATGTGGCGTCACACAGAGATTTCAATTCCAAATGAAGTGgtacattttttattctctattttttctttcttttgattcttgtttcattttgtttttatgctGACGAAAATTCATTGTGTTCTTTTTGGTAGATAACTGAGGCCAGATCTGATGTAAGCCTAGTAGTGAGAATAGTTTCAACTGTGGGAAACTACGACTATGTCATAGATTGGGAATTTAAGCCAAATGGCTGCATCAAAATCGGGGTATGATTGCATGCactaaatttaaatgttttttgccatgacttaaatttgaatccttcttttctttattcAGCCATGTTATAGCAAAATTCGGATAAGCATAAGAAGTAGACTTATTTCTTATGGGACTCTATTCGATGTAGTTCTTAGTGAATGATACATTAAAATGACTTATTCCTGTGTGCTATTTATTGTGGAAACCACTCTCAATCTCTAACCTGTCCTTTCATGTGTcgtttttctataatttatgcGTGTTGTTTAGAAGCTAACTGcatgttataatttaaaataggtTGGGCTTACTGGGATATTAGGGCTAAAGGCAGGGACATACACCAACACAGACCAAATAAAAGAGGATATTTACGGCACACTAATAGCAGATAATACCATTGGTATATACCATGACCACTTCTTCACCTATTATCTTGACCTTGACATTGATGGTGAAGCCAACTCCTTTGTGAAGTCCAATTTGGAGACAGTGAGAGTGAAAGATGACACCACACCCAGGAAAAGTTATTGGACGGTTGTAAGTGAAACGGCTAAAACTGAAGCTGATGCAAAAATCAACCTAGGGTCCAAGCCTTCAGAGCTACTAGTGgtaaatcctaataaaaagactaaacaaggaaataaaattgGGTACCGTTTGCTTCCAGGTCCAGTGGCACACCCACTTTTGCTTAATGATGACTATCCACAAATCAGAGCTGCCTTCACCAATTACAATGTATGGGTCACACCATACAACAAATCTGAGAAATGGGTAGGAGGGTCATACGTCGATCGTAGCAGAGGCGATGATACCATTGCTATTTGGAGTCTCAGGTCTGTCATTTACTAAATCACATGTTACATAAaacattgattttgatataaaaaaaacactatttaaCTATGTCTtagttttatcttaatttttatttcatccaatttttctccagataatttaatttaaattttgcgGACATAGTTTGCATATATAACGAGGTGGGAGAAATGGTCCATGTGAATTGAATGTGCAGGGATAGGGAAATTGAGAACAAAGACATAGTATTGTGGTACACAATGGGATTTCATCATGTTCCTTCCCAAGAAGACTATCCAATTATGCCAACGTTGAGTGGTGGGTTTGAGCTGAGGCCAACCAATTTCTTCGAGAGAAACCCGGTTCTTAAAACAAAATCACCCAAGCCTGTGCATTTCCCTAACTGCACTTCTCAACATTAGCTGGTGCGCATTGGActgaaaaaactaaataaaatttgatggaTTTACATATCCTCATATatgtaatttcttaattttttagggttaattaaatttttatttttggtcctaaactatttttttaagaaaattaatcctaaataaatttattgttaataaaaatagtCTTTGCCATTAATATCTTTCTTAAAGTAATGAAGTATTATGAAAGAAACAAGACAGGTTAATTGTCATATGTATGTTACATATAtattaagtaagttttattatatttaggtaaataattagaatattatatgattaaaatgtgaaaggaaaatatatgagtcattattaattttaaggCTCCAAACACACAAGTGAAAGAAGAGATCTCTGATAATACAGAATAACAATTCATCCTATTTATCTATTAACCACATGATCACTTAAGTAGACAATTCAATCTTAATAGAGATAATTAGTTGTTGTTTAAGGatgaaatgttttaaaaaatagtttaattatcaaaaatttaaaactctCATACATTTGAacactaaaattttattaatcctATTTTTTACCATTCACCTaagaattaaatatgattttagtcattggaatttgaaataaatttatattcaatcttttagatttaaaattagtctttttagtaagtgtattttttttgtgaattttgtttttggtattctaaaaaaatttaaatatatatttttcaataatttaacatttttttatttttgtttatgtattttttattttaattcttataaaatttgtttttaatttttcttcttagataaattatttttattgtttaaaatatttttttactgtttaaaatattatctagaacattttaaagacaaaaaatcaaacatacatattttgtaaaaattaaaaaaatatagaaacgaaaacataaaaatacaatactAGTGGGaggaaaaatacatttaaattaaataaaaaagattctaCAGACATCTGAAAATCGAAGTTGCGTGAATTCTTGTTGAATCTAGCTAGGTGTTTTTATTCTCGATTTGTGTTCGTCCATTTGTTTTCC
It includes:
- the LOC100802062 gene encoding primary amine oxidase isoform X1 is translated as MDATTKVTLFSILMLFWSHAECNHLLHPLDPLTPSELNLVRTIVQNFYPTSQNLTFHYVGLDEPNKPEILKWLSSNNSKIKPKPRPPRRAFAVVRFQKQSHEITVDLSTHSIVSTKDCEGNGNPMLTFGEQAVASQLPFSYEPFKESLKKRGLNTSQVVCACFTIGWFGEGKTKRNVKVKCYYANDTANLYARPLEGVAAVVDLDDMKIVGYNDRYVVPVPKAEGTEYRASKLKPPFGPKHKGIAVTQDGGPGFTKDGHSVSWANWNFHVGFDIRAGPIISLASIYDLQKQRHRRVLYKGFIPELFVPYQDPTEEWYYTTYFDSGEYGFGQSMSSLQPLNDCPPNAAFIDAYYAGSDGTPVKIANAFCIFEKYAGDIMWRHTEISIPNEVITEARSDVSLVVRIVSTVGNYDYVIDWEFKPNGCIKIGVGLTGILGLKAGTYTNTDQIKEDIYGTLIADNTIGIYHDHFFTYYLDLDIDGEANSFVKSNLETVRVKDDTTPRKSYWTVVSETAKTEADAKINLGSKPSELLVVNPNKKTKQGNKIGYRLLPGPVAHPLLLNDDYPQIRAAFTNYNVWVTPYNKSEKWVGGSYVDRSRGDDTIAIWSLRDREIENKDIVLWYTMGFHHVPSQEDYPIMPTLSGGFELRPTNFFERNPVLKTKSPKPVHFPNCTSQH
- the LOC100802062 gene encoding primary amine oxidase isoform X2 produces the protein MDATTKVTLFSILMLFWSHAECNHLLHPLDPLTPSELNLVRTIVQNFYPTSQNLTFHYVGLDEPNKPEILKWLSSNNSKIKPKPRPPRRAFAVVRFQKQSHEITVDLSTHSIVSTKDCEGNGNPMLTFGEQAVASQLPFSYEPFKESLKKRGLNTSQVVCACFTIGWFGEGKTKRNVKVKCYYANDTANLYARPLEGVAAVVDLDDMKIVGYNDRYVVPVPKAEGTEYRASKLKPPFGPKHKGIAVTQDGGPGFTKDGHSVSWANWNFHVGFDIRAGPIISLASIYDLQKQRHRRVLYKGFIPELFVPYQDPTEEWYYTTYFDSGEYGFGQSMSSLQPLNDCPPNAAFIDAYYAGSDGTPVKIANAFCIFEKYAGDIMWRHTEISIPNEVITEARSDVSLVVRIVSTVGNYDYVIDWEFKPNGCIKIGVGLTGILGLKAGTYTNTDQIKEDIYGTLIADNTIGIYHDHFFTYYLDLDIDGEANSFVKSNLETVRVKDDTTPRKSYWTVVSETAKTEADAKINLGSKPSELLVVNPNKKTKQGNKIGYRLLPGPVAHPLLLNDDYPQIRAAFTNYNVWVTPYNKSEKWVGGSYVDRSRGDDTIAIWSLR